The genome window CAAGCCATGCGTCGGCATGGCTTGCCGCCGCGCAGGCGTAGGCGCAATTCACTTGCGCCGTCAACGCCGGAGCGGGCGTCTTAAAAGCAATCTGCTTTAAGACAACTGCGCCCCGGCTTGGCCCGACCTGGTTAGGCGCTAGTACCAGGCAAGCCAGCGGGATTGTTTGTGGGTGGCCGAAATCACCTGCTTCGAGAGGGGCTGGGCCATCCCATCACTCTATAGCGCCAGTAACTCGGGTTTGGCCCGCTTGAAGAAAGCGACCAGGAACATGGTCAACAGCCCTTCGATGAGCATGATTGGTACGTGCGCGGCCAGGATAACCCAGGCCGCCTGTAGAAACTGCTCGCCGCTGAAGATGAGAAAGATCGCAACGAGTGTACCGGACAGAAGCACTGCCAAAGCTCCGGCCGCAAAAGCTCCCAGGGCTGCGGTCCGGCCCGTGCGCTTGACCAGAGGCCCGAAGGCATAATGGCAGACCACGGCTGGCATAGCCATGATGACCGTGTTTACACCCAGTACTGTCAACCCGCCAAATTGAAACATGACTGCCTGCAGGAGCAATGCGGTCAGAATAGCCGGCACCGCGACCCAGCCCAGCAGCAGGCCCAATAGGCCATTGAGCACGAGATGGGCATTGCCGGGTCCGATGGGCACATGCACCAGCGAGGCCACGTAGAAGGCCGAGGCGAGCAGCCCTACGCGCACCATGCGCGCAGGATCCAGGCGGCGCAGGCCGATGACAGTCATGCCCGCTGCTAGCGCGGCCCCAGAGGCTAAGACGGGCGCGGAAAGAATGCCTTCGGAGATATGCATGGCCTACTTCTTCCGGATGTCGTGCATCTGGGTCCAGAGTACAGCGCCAAGCTCCACTCCCTTGTCCTGCCCTTGCTGCTTGAGGGTAAAATCAGCCTCGTTCAATGCCGCGAAGCCCCACCAGCCGGCTAGCGGGCAGACATAGGTGAACACGCCGTTCTGATCCGACTTGATCACCTGAGTGATCATGTAGTCGTTCGGCGCCTCGTACTTGCCGTCGCGGTTGAAATACTCCACCTCGACCATGGCCTGGGGAACGGGCTTGCCGTCGAGCAGCACTTGTCCCTGGAATACATTGCCCGCGTAATTGCCGAAGGGGCGCGTCAAGGGCACGATCTCGGTCTTGAGGCCTACCGGCTGGTCCCAGCCTTCCTCCTCGCCGAAGGCGGCCACTATGACTTTGGTGTAGTGAATGATGAAGCAATCCTCGGACGGCTCCCAATAAGGCTGCGGCTCCATATAGAACGCGGCCAGGCCCGGACGGCTGAAAACGTATTGGGAACTCCAGGCCGTATGCCCCATGATCTTGGCAGGCTTGAGGCTGCCGAGCAGGTCGACCGTCTTGCCATCGAGCATGAGGCCAAAAGCCTTGGGCTTGGCCAACTCCATACCCTGTCCTTCGAATGGGTGGGAGAAGGACAACTCAATGGTGACGGCTCGGTCGGGTGGCATAACCGTGGACTGACTCGGGATGAGCATGCCGAAGTGCGCCTGTGCAGAAAGGGTGCTCAGGAAGAATAGTAATAGAGAAATCGTGCCGCTGGATATCAGGTGTTTCATGGAACTGCTCCGTTCGCTTGAGTTTGGTGGTACGCAGCTGCTTCAGTAGCACTATTTCATTTTAAGTAGCACAGTCAAGCGACACTAACTCGAAATTATTGAACTCACAGTTCCCTTCGCGCACACCCCACCGCACAAAACGCTCGCGGCTACCCAGCAACCCAAGTGTGTTTTCCACGGCGTGTATGGAATCTAATCCCCACCAAAGTACACTCGCCGATTGAGCCCAAGAATGCAGAAGCTCTCATAGGAGATCGTGCCCCACCAGCCAGCCAGCTCCTCAACTGAGATATAGCCCCTGCCGCTGCCGCCTAGTAGATGGACAGTATCGCCGGGGTGCACATCCTCGCGGCCCGTGATGTCCACAGCCGTAAGCTGCATGCACACACGGCCCAGTATGGGTGCCCGGCTCCCCTTGAGGCAGACCTGACCTTTGTTGCTTAGACCCCGGGAATAGCCGTCGGCGTACCCTGCGGCCATGATCGCCACGCGCATATCCCTGGGAGCCGTATAGGTGCGGCCGTAGCTGATGGTTCCGCCCCGCGGCAGGTCATGCACGTCCAGAATCCGCGTGGTAACGCTCATGGCTTGCTTGAGGGGTCGGCCAAGCTCTTCGTGGTTGGTGCCCAGGAAGGGATTCGATCCATAGAGAGCGATGCCGGGCCGCTGCAGATCGAAATGCAGTTCGGGATATGCCAAGATACCGGCCGAATTGGCCAAATTGGCCTGGAAACGCAATCCTGCTGCAGAAAGCTTGGCTGTAATTGCGCGGAAGCGTTCCGCCTGGGCCAGCACATAATCCACGCCACTGTCCTCGTCGGCTGTGGCCAGATGCGACGTGACCAATTCTAGACGCAGGTTTGGCGAAGTCGTCAGAGTCTGGATGAGGCGTGGGACGTCGGCCTCGGAAAAGCCCAGGCGCGACATGCCGGTGTCGAACTTTAACGCCACGGGTGCCATTCGGCCGGCGGATGAAGCCGCTACCTGCAACAGTTCCAACTGCTCGTGGCGACCGACCAGCAGAGTCACCTCATGTGACACCGCCTCGGCATAATCTTCCCGGTCCATAGGGCCGAGCAGCGAAACCACGCGACAGCCCGAGTCGGGTTTCCTCTCCCGGCGCAGGGTCACGGCCTCGCCTACACTGCCCACGCAGAAGGCATCCGCGCCGGCGGCGGCCAGGGCTTTGGCTACGGGCAGCAGCCCATGGCCGTAGGCGTCGGCCTTGATCACGGGCATAAGTCTGGCGGCCCTGCTGCGCATAAAACGATAGTTGTCCACGATGCGCTTGAGGTCTACCTGGACCTCAAGCATATTGTAGGTAATGGCCATAGTATCCTCGCTGAACTGTGGTGAGTCCGCCGCTGGCGGGCCGCTCTACTTACCCCCTTCCCAATGAAAGGAAAAGCCTTGCCATTGGTTATATAAAAGGCAAAAAGCTGGCTCTTTTGTTTTGGTTGGTTGTATGCTACCCGACAAAATTGCCCGCCTGCCAGTGCCAGCGGGCGCGCCTTTCCCCAGGGGGGAGGCGCCAGGACACAAACACGGCATGAAGGAAACCATCTCCCCCTCCATGATTTTCAACACTGCGCCTCATGCGCCAAAATTCCGCGTTGGCGGCGTAGCTCTCGCATTATGCGTATTGCTCACCACGCTGTTTCTGCCTTCCGCGCACGCTCAACCCCTGAAGGTCCAAGCTCTTGAGGAGTTGATGCCCGCTGAGCGCGACCGTCAACTCTTCGAGGGTCGACGATGGCGACTCACGGCCGAGCGCATGACGGCAGACCACGATGCCGAGATCGTCGACGCCGAAGGCGAGGTGCTCGTGCGCAGCGGTGACGACTACATGCTGGCTGATTTCGCCCGCTATTTCCACTTCTCGGAATGGATCTACCTGCGCGGCCATGTACAGGTGCGCTGGGACAAATACTACATCGAGGCTGAGGAGGCGGAATTCGACCTGCGCAACCGAGTCGGCTGGCTGAAGCGGGGACGGATCATCACTGAGGACCCGCACATATCCATCAGCAGCGATCATATAGAGAAAAAGGGGGACCTACAGTACTCCTTTACCCAGGCCGAGATCAGTGCCTGCGAAGATGATCCCGCGGCTTGGTCCTTCAAGGTGAGCAGCGCCACCATCAACCAGAACGACAGCGCGACCTTATGGAATCCTCGGCTGCGCGTCCTGGACATACCTATTCTCTATTTTCCGTTTCTTGCCTTTTCCACACAGTCCACACGCGAATCGGGCCTGCTCTTTCCCGACATTGGATACAGCAGTCGCGACGGCGCGACCTATCTGCAACCTCTTTATGTTGTTATTAATGACGAGAACGACGCGACTCTCACGGAATATTATATGAGCGAGCGTGGAGTCATGCAGGATTTGGAGTTTCGCTCTACGCCGGATTCGGCCACCAAGCTGTGGCTGCGCGGAAGCTGGCTGGACGACAAAACGGCGGCCCCCACGGAAGCCGAGGAAAACGACCAGTTCGTCGGCGATGGTTTGATTCGGCCCAACCATGACCGATACTGGCTGCGCGGTATGTTAAACGGCTATCTTCACGATCCGAGTTGGCAGCTCAAGATGGACCTCGACTATGTCTCCGACCAGAATTATCTGCGCGAATTCGAGACCAGCCGGATAGGCTATACTCGAAGCCGAAACACGCTACGGAGCGAGTTCAGCAGGGACATCGCCACACAGGATAGCTTGACCCGCACCTCGGCCATGCTCATATCCAGGCAGTATGCTGATTATGGTTTGAACCTGTCTGCTGCCTACACCCAGAACCTGGCCTACATGAACGACAACTTGACCCCGGCCGACAATCCTACTGTACAACGCTTACCGGAATTCAGCGCGTTCGCTTACAAGACCACTCTTGGCGAAACCCCCTTCGAATGGGAGGCCCAAGGCGTGGCGACCAACTTTTGGCGTCGCGGCGGCACTACGGGCTTGCGCCTGGATGCGCGCCCCGAGGTTAGCTTGCCTCTCACCAGCCGCTACGGCTCCATTATCCCGAGTGTGAGTTGGCGCCAGACCTTCTACTCTCTCGGCAGACACGAGGACATCGACACGAGCACCAGCACGCTCGATGGCGCAGCCGATTCCGCTACAACCACAGACAAGGACTATATCAGCCGGGGCATACCCGAGATCTCCGTCTCGGCCCTGTCGGAAATCTCGCGAACATTCGATCTCTCGGCCGCGCCCGAAGTCAGCCTGGACAATGCCGGCGAATCTTCCTGGACCAAACTCCGGCATACGCTTCAGCCGCGCCTGGCCTACACCTGGAGGCCTGATGTGAACCAGGAGGATACCACATACACCGTGGCAAGCTCGAGCTCGAGGACAGGCAGCGAGGTGGAGCCGCTCTTCGACAGCGTGGATTACATCCAGCAGGCCTCCGAGCTGCGCTATTCCCTGACCAATATTTTTGACCGCAAGCGCCAAGCCGTGGTTCTAGCGCCGCAGGAAGGCAACTACTACTTGCCTCAAGAAGTAATGGATTACAGGCAATTCTTTCGCCTGCGCCTGGAGCAGTCCTACGATTTTATTGAAGCCGACCGAACGGATATGCTCGACCAATATGAGCGCCGGCCCTTTTCGGATATCGAAGTCGAGGCGACCCTGTATCCTCAAAATTATATTAGTCTATCCAGCAGCACGTTCTTCTCCCCATATGATCTTCAAGTAACCGAGCATGAGCATTGGCTAACCCTTTTCTACCAGGACAAGGCCAGTCTACGCTTCGGGTTAGACGTTTTGCAGGAGGTGGATACTTATAAGCGCCGCAACGATGATCGCTTGCGCACGGTAACCCTGGGCGGAACACTCCACCTGCTGTCCGACTGGCTCATTGACGCCCGCTACGAGTACGACCTCCTGCGTGAGGAAGAGGTGGAGAGGGAGATCGCTTTGACTTACAGACATCATTGCTTCGATTTCCAGTTCGTCTACTTTGACGACACCTTTGAGCAGTCTTATACCTTCCGCGTGAACCTGCTGGGTATCAGCTCTCCGTCTCTCAGCTTCTGATGGAGCAAGGCATGGCCGAACGACAGTCCATCCGGATTCTTCCTTCCGAGCTCGCGAACCAGATCGCGGCTGGCGAGGTCGTGGAGCGCCCGGCCAGCGTGGTAAAGGAACTGGTGGAAAACTGCCTGGATGCAGGAGCCAGCCGTGTGGACGTGGCCATAGAGCGCGGCGGGCAGGGCCTGGTGCTAGTGCAGGACGATGGCTGGGGCATGCCGTCCGAGGAATTGGAATTGGCCGTCACCCGCCATGCTACGAGCAAAATCGGCCGAGTAGAAGACCTTTTCGCCATCCGCAGCTTCGGTTTTCGCGGCGAAGCCTTGCCGAGCATCGCCTCGGTCAGCAGGTTACGCGTGGCCAGCTTGGCAGCTGACCAGCAGGAGGCTTGGTCGATCAGTGTGGAGGCCGGGCGCATTACGACGCAAGGACCCGATGCCTTGGCTTGCGGCACGCGCATCGAAGTGCGTGACCTTTTTTTCAATGTCCCAGCCAGGCTCAAGTTTCTGAAAACGCAAGCCACCGAAGCCAAACGCTGTCAGGAGATCGTAGCCAGGCTGGCGTTGGCCCACACTGCGGTGGCCTTTGGCTTCACTACCGACGGCCGCACGCTCCTGCGCTTTCCGCCTGGGCAGGAGCTGGCCCGCAGGCTGGCCGAAATCTGGCCACCACCTATCTGCGAAGGACTCGCACCCTTTGACTTCAGCCTGCACGGAATACGTGCCCATGGCTTGGCGGGCAAGCCGGAGGCAGCCCAAGCGCGCGGCGACCGCCTGCTCTTTTATGTCAACGGCAGGCCCGTACAGGACCGCCTGCTGGTCTCCTGCGTGCGCCAGGCTTACTCTGGGCGCCTGCTCTCGCGCGAATATCCCCAGGTGCTGCTCTTTCTGGAGCTGCCGCCCGAGGAGGTGGACGTGAACGTGCACCCGGCCAAGCTTGAGGTACGCTTCAAGGATGAAGCCGTCATCTTCACGGTTATCAGACGCGCCCTCTTGCAAGCCCTGGAAACGGAAGGCCACGGTGTGCACCCTTCTGGAAACAACTTGCGCGAGTCCGCCATGCCGTTCGGCCGCAAGGCATCCGCCGACCCGCAACAACCTGCAAAGTTTCCCAGCTACAGCGAGTTCCAGACCAGCGAGAACCGTCAGTCATGCCTGGACATCAGGCATTTGGTTTCCATTCAGCCAGGTCCGCGCACAGAGTCGACCACGCCAGGTCCGTACCTGTCGGGCGAATCCAAAACCCAGGTCTACGCGGATACATCCGCCAGCTCCATGGATTCCGTGGATTCTACGACCGATGCGCGCCCCTGGACCGAGTCGGCAAGGCCTGCCCACGCTTCGCGGCCGACCGGCCCGACTTGCGTGGCCGGCCAGGTCCTGCCCGAGCACGCAGAGCACGGCGCGCCGGTCTACCTGGGCCAAGTCGCCGACACCTACCTTGTGTTGCGCCTGCCCGACGGCAGTCTGGGGCTGCTTGATCAGCACGCGGCGCATGAGCGCGTGCTTTACGCCCGCCATGCGAGCCAGAGCGGCCGAAGCGAGAAGCGCGCCCTGGCCGTGCCCATGGAGTTGCCTCTGCACGCATCGGAGCAATCCAAACTAGATGAGCT of Desulfocurvibacter africanus subsp. africanus DSM 2603 contains these proteins:
- the cbiM gene encoding cobalt transporter CbiM, whose translation is MHISEGILSAPVLASGAALAAGMTVIGLRRLDPARMVRVGLLASAFYVASLVHVPIGPGNAHLVLNGLLGLLLGWVAVPAILTALLLQAVMFQFGGLTVLGVNTVIMAMPAVVCHYAFGPLVKRTGRTAALGAFAAGALAVLLSGTLVAIFLIFSGEQFLQAAWVILAAHVPIMLIEGLLTMFLVAFFKRAKPELLAL
- the mutL gene encoding DNA mismatch repair endonuclease MutL, yielding MAERQSIRILPSELANQIAAGEVVERPASVVKELVENCLDAGASRVDVAIERGGQGLVLVQDDGWGMPSEELELAVTRHATSKIGRVEDLFAIRSFGFRGEALPSIASVSRLRVASLAADQQEAWSISVEAGRITTQGPDALACGTRIEVRDLFFNVPARLKFLKTQATEAKRCQEIVARLALAHTAVAFGFTTDGRTLLRFPPGQELARRLAEIWPPPICEGLAPFDFSLHGIRAHGLAGKPEAAQARGDRLLFYVNGRPVQDRLLVSCVRQAYSGRLLSREYPQVLLFLELPPEEVDVNVHPAKLEVRFKDEAVIFTVIRRALLQALETEGHGVHPSGNNLRESAMPFGRKASADPQQPAKFPSYSEFQTSENRQSCLDIRHLVSIQPGPRTESTTPGPYLSGESKTQVYADTSASSMDSVDSTTDARPWTESARPAHASRPTGPTCVAGQVLPEHAEHGAPVYLGQVADTYLVLRLPDGSLGLLDQHAAHERVLYARHASQSGRSEKRALAVPMELPLHASEQSKLDELWSELLDLGFNLRRPRPDLLTIVSIPAMLEPAAARDLLRESLTGQSSPDGRLHDLWALLSCKAALKANQPLAQAEAMALLTEWAATPEHEYCPHGRPILIRLSAKELEKLFKRS
- a CDS encoding DUF4198 domain-containing protein, translated to MKHLISSGTISLLLFFLSTLSAQAHFGMLIPSQSTVMPPDRAVTIELSFSHPFEGQGMELAKPKAFGLMLDGKTVDLLGSLKPAKIMGHTAWSSQYVFSRPGLAAFYMEPQPYWEPSEDCFIIHYTKVIVAAFGEEEGWDQPVGLKTEIVPLTRPFGNYAGNVFQGQVLLDGKPVPQAMVEVEYFNRDGKYEAPNDYMITQVIKSDQNGVFTYVCPLAGWWGFAALNEADFTLKQQGQDKGVELGAVLWTQMHDIRKK
- the alr gene encoding alanine racemase produces the protein MAITYNMLEVQVDLKRIVDNYRFMRSRAARLMPVIKADAYGHGLLPVAKALAAAGADAFCVGSVGEAVTLRRERKPDSGCRVVSLLGPMDREDYAEAVSHEVTLLVGRHEQLELLQVAASSAGRMAPVALKFDTGMSRLGFSEADVPRLIQTLTTSPNLRLELVTSHLATADEDSGVDYVLAQAERFRAITAKLSAAGLRFQANLANSAGILAYPELHFDLQRPGIALYGSNPFLGTNHEELGRPLKQAMSVTTRILDVHDLPRGGTISYGRTYTAPRDMRVAIMAAGYADGYSRGLSNKGQVCLKGSRAPILGRVCMQLTAVDITGREDVHPGDTVHLLGGSGRGYISVEELAGWWGTISYESFCILGLNRRVYFGGD
- a CDS encoding LPS-assembly protein LptD gives rise to the protein MPAERDRQLFEGRRWRLTAERMTADHDAEIVDAEGEVLVRSGDDYMLADFARYFHFSEWIYLRGHVQVRWDKYYIEAEEAEFDLRNRVGWLKRGRIITEDPHISISSDHIEKKGDLQYSFTQAEISACEDDPAAWSFKVSSATINQNDSATLWNPRLRVLDIPILYFPFLAFSTQSTRESGLLFPDIGYSSRDGATYLQPLYVVINDENDATLTEYYMSERGVMQDLEFRSTPDSATKLWLRGSWLDDKTAAPTEAEENDQFVGDGLIRPNHDRYWLRGMLNGYLHDPSWQLKMDLDYVSDQNYLREFETSRIGYTRSRNTLRSEFSRDIATQDSLTRTSAMLISRQYADYGLNLSAAYTQNLAYMNDNLTPADNPTVQRLPEFSAFAYKTTLGETPFEWEAQGVATNFWRRGGTTGLRLDARPEVSLPLTSRYGSIIPSVSWRQTFYSLGRHEDIDTSTSTLDGAADSATTTDKDYISRGIPEISVSALSEISRTFDLSAAPEVSLDNAGESSWTKLRHTLQPRLAYTWRPDVNQEDTTYTVASSSSRTGSEVEPLFDSVDYIQQASELRYSLTNIFDRKRQAVVLAPQEGNYYLPQEVMDYRQFFRLRLEQSYDFIEADRTDMLDQYERRPFSDIEVEATLYPQNYISLSSSTFFSPYDLQVTEHEHWLTLFYQDKASLRFGLDVLQEVDTYKRRNDDRLRTVTLGGTLHLLSDWLIDARYEYDLLREEEVEREIALTYRHHCFDFQFVYFDDTFEQSYTFRVNLLGISSPSLSF